Proteins encoded together in one Trichocoleus sp. FACHB-46 window:
- a CDS encoding thermonuclease family protein — MKHLVAWLPLLAIAVVTVPIYQQWQRSQPSRPHYDNPSTNWKKPALTKSPGEMLSGHWNVVPGSVEDGNTFQVQQQGRVEIIRLACVNAPQLDQPLGVRSRDHLRSLFAQANNHVILTIADTDRQGRKVAEVNVPTPRSDEEKFVQYEMVVAGWAYPYEKFADHCPNWDVVQQGMKEAKQNQRGVWAVAPAVKH, encoded by the coding sequence ATGAAGCACCTTGTTGCTTGGCTGCCCCTACTCGCGATCGCCGTTGTCACTGTTCCTATTTACCAGCAGTGGCAGCGATCGCAACCTTCTCGACCCCACTACGATAATCCCAGCACCAATTGGAAAAAACCAGCCTTGACCAAAAGCCCTGGTGAGATGCTGAGTGGGCACTGGAATGTGGTCCCAGGAAGTGTTGAGGATGGTAATACCTTCCAGGTGCAACAGCAGGGCCGAGTTGAAATAATTCGTTTGGCTTGCGTTAATGCACCACAACTAGATCAACCTCTGGGAGTGAGAAGTCGAGATCACCTGCGGTCGCTCTTTGCCCAAGCCAACAATCACGTCATTCTAACGATCGCTGACACCGATCGCCAAGGGAGAAAAGTGGCCGAGGTGAATGTCCCAACTCCGCGTTCTGACGAGGAGAAGTTTGTCCAGTACGAGATGGTCGTAGCTGGCTGGGCTTACCCCTATGAGAAGTTTGCTGATCACTGTCCCAACTGGGACGTAGTGCAGCAGGGTATGAAAGAAGCGAAGCAAAACCAACGAGGCGTTTGGGCAGTTGCTCCAGCCGTTAAACATTGA
- a CDS encoding thermonuclease family protein, whose protein sequence is MNRFLALAAAIALISPSRLLAQTNQTGTVISTGDGDTLRVQVNGKPITVRLACIDAPEANQAGGKEAATRLSQFLSKNQSVQLRVVEIDRYRRTVAEVFKNGQSVDLQMVQEGRAVVYRQYLSDCAATKDRYLQAETKAKQRKLAFWSQANPIMPWDFRAGKRGTSTPVPAINWPTTPQPAAQTSNCSPAYPGVCIPPGPPDLDCGNISERRFTVIAPDPHRFDGDKDGVGCES, encoded by the coding sequence ATGAATCGATTTTTGGCATTGGCAGCGGCGATCGCCCTCATCTCACCCTCACGACTCCTAGCCCAAACTAACCAAACGGGTACTGTCATTAGCACGGGTGATGGAGACACACTGCGCGTTCAAGTGAACGGAAAACCTATCACCGTGAGGCTCGCCTGCATAGACGCGCCAGAGGCTAACCAAGCTGGAGGGAAGGAAGCGGCAACACGTCTCAGTCAGTTTCTATCCAAGAATCAGAGTGTGCAACTGCGGGTCGTAGAAATAGACCGTTACCGCCGCACCGTAGCCGAGGTATTCAAAAACGGGCAGTCGGTGGATCTGCAAATGGTTCAGGAGGGGCGAGCCGTAGTTTATCGGCAGTACTTAAGCGATTGTGCTGCTACCAAGGATCGCTATCTCCAAGCAGAAACAAAGGCCAAGCAACGAAAGCTAGCCTTCTGGAGCCAAGCTAATCCAATCATGCCGTGGGATTTCAGAGCAGGTAAGCGAGGCACTTCTACCCCTGTCCCCGCAATTAATTGGCCTACCACTCCACAACCTGCTGCTCAAACCTCTAACTGTTCCCCAGCTTATCCAGGTGTGTGTATCCCACCCGGACCACCCGATTTAGATTGTGGAAACATTTCAGAGAGACGGTTCACAGTGATAGCACCTGACCCGCATAGATTTGATGGAGACAAAGATGGGGTGGGGTGTGAGAGCTAA
- a CDS encoding HipA family kinase, translated as MSNNSNNVIGEAGWDLALEELLRSPEDPILLLDFGGQDWRSAARPVLARGIDQKQYIVKGKQAGRQIVNDQIVARLGVAMGAPVGEPKIVEISPDLLELYPQYDFLKPGTAHATRFISNCSDDREPIQFAQHTDNRARFALLSVLFGWVYSQDKQFLYQKHYPNLVYSVDHGHFFPNGPQWTIANLRTISRAEVDPDLVSVCGLNQDEVKSALLMLAGVTEATIIQAVASPPNEWGLTMEERIVLVEYLLRRQQELLDAL; from the coding sequence GTGAGCAATAACTCAAACAACGTAATAGGTGAAGCAGGATGGGATCTAGCTTTAGAGGAATTGCTCAGAAGTCCTGAAGACCCTATTCTTTTGCTTGATTTTGGTGGACAGGATTGGCGTTCTGCGGCTCGTCCAGTCTTAGCTAGAGGCATTGATCAAAAACAATATATTGTTAAGGGAAAACAGGCGGGCAGACAAATTGTTAATGATCAGATCGTTGCTCGATTAGGAGTTGCGATGGGTGCTCCAGTCGGAGAACCTAAAATTGTTGAAATTTCACCAGATTTACTTGAGTTGTACCCTCAATACGATTTCCTGAAGCCTGGGACAGCCCATGCGACTCGTTTCATTTCGAATTGTTCTGATGACCGCGAACCAATTCAATTTGCGCAGCACACTGACAACAGAGCACGATTTGCTTTGCTGAGTGTTTTGTTCGGATGGGTCTACAGTCAGGATAAACAGTTCCTTTATCAAAAGCATTACCCCAATCTTGTCTATTCTGTAGATCATGGCCATTTTTTTCCTAATGGTCCGCAATGGACAATAGCAAACCTTAGAACAATTTCCAGAGCTGAGGTAGACCCAGATTTGGTTTCAGTTTGTGGATTGAATCAAGATGAAGTAAAGTCAGCTCTTTTAATGTTGGCAGGTGTTACAGAAGCAACTATTATTCAAGCAGTAGCTAGCCCCCCAAATGAGTGGGGGCTTACAATGGAAGAACGAATTGTACTAGTGGAGTATTTACTCAGACGGCAACAAGAGTTGCTGGATGCCCTTTAG